A genomic segment from Micromonospora echinaurantiaca encodes:
- a CDS encoding branched-chain amino acid ABC transporter permease: protein MPSGALLFQSVILGLLLGGLYALLAAGLTLYFGIMRVVMIAHSAFLILAAYLAWWSHTRLGVDPLLSMVVTVPLFFGAGVLLQRLLLARLRAATLTMMSVLLTFAIAVTIEGLLGYAFTGTQRRIQLGYGSASFGLFGARIAVVKLIAFGLAAVALATLYLLMKKTTFGWALRATIQHRDAARLVGIETEKVAGYGFGIGLATAAVGGTALALDTTIYPSLHWHWIGPLMAIIVVGGLGSVPGAAMAAMVLGMAQSLLQIPLGTTWAQTIFYLALFATLAFRPQGFFGGRLAQRF, encoded by the coding sequence ATGCCCTCCGGTGCGCTGCTCTTCCAGAGCGTCATCCTGGGTCTGCTGCTGGGTGGGCTCTACGCCCTCCTGGCAGCCGGCCTGACCCTCTACTTCGGCATCATGCGGGTGGTGATGATCGCCCACTCGGCGTTCCTCATCCTGGCCGCGTACCTGGCCTGGTGGTCGCACACCCGGCTGGGGGTCGACCCGCTGCTGTCGATGGTGGTCACCGTGCCGCTCTTCTTCGGCGCCGGCGTGCTGCTGCAACGGCTGCTGCTGGCCCGGCTACGCGCGGCCACGCTGACCATGATGTCGGTGCTGCTGACGTTCGCCATCGCGGTCACCATCGAGGGGCTGCTCGGCTACGCCTTCACCGGCACCCAGCGGCGCATCCAGCTCGGCTACGGCTCGGCCAGCTTCGGCCTCTTCGGCGCCCGGATCGCGGTGGTGAAGCTGATCGCGTTCGGCCTCGCCGCCGTCGCGCTGGCGACCCTCTACCTGCTGATGAAGAAGACCACGTTCGGCTGGGCGTTGCGCGCCACCATCCAGCACCGCGACGCCGCCCGGCTGGTCGGCATCGAGACCGAGAAGGTGGCCGGGTACGGCTTCGGCATCGGCCTGGCCACCGCCGCGGTCGGCGGCACCGCCCTCGCGCTGGACACCACCATCTACCCGTCGCTGCACTGGCACTGGATCGGCCCGCTGATGGCCATCATCGTGGTCGGCGGCCTCGGCAGCGTGCCGGGCGCCGCGATGGCCGCCATGGTGCTCGGGATGGCACAGAGCCTGCTGCAGATCCCGCTCGGCACCACCTGGGCGCAGACGATCTTCTACCTCGCCCTGTTCGCCACGCTGGCGTTCCGGCCACAGGGATTCTTCGGAGGTCGCCTTGCCCAGCGCTTCTGA
- a CDS encoding endonuclease/exonuclease/phosphatase family protein, translating into MSTRRAVPSPPVDRRRRIRALVVPGVLLLVAALAGDAYVRPSDPAEQTAPGVRTFCAGSGPCAELGGLTGHRRDEPAASRPGAPFAALQLNLCNSGFASCYAQVNNGRAVAEAYAAITELRPQVVTLNEVCRDDVVTGLHPAMLRAFPGDPVFWAFQPAADRIVRSRPYRCRNGEPYGIGILGRVDPAARGGVSVFNGLYPQQADGPDELRVWLCVAAADRYHACTTHLTFASAAVAIRQCQHLLRVEIPAMRAAVGSSTPVLVAGDLNLAAGGSPDVRDCVPAGYHHVGNGNVQHVIATSDLSFADARSHPMRHTDHNGWFVSAEL; encoded by the coding sequence ATGTCGACACGTCGAGCCGTCCCGTCGCCGCCGGTCGACCGGCGGCGACGAATCCGGGCCCTGGTCGTGCCGGGTGTGCTGCTGCTGGTGGCGGCGCTCGCCGGGGACGCGTACGTCCGCCCGAGCGACCCGGCCGAGCAGACCGCGCCCGGGGTGCGGACGTTCTGTGCCGGGTCGGGCCCCTGCGCCGAGCTCGGCGGCCTGACCGGACACCGGCGGGACGAGCCGGCGGCGTCCCGGCCGGGCGCGCCGTTCGCCGCGCTGCAACTCAACCTCTGCAACAGCGGTTTCGCGTCGTGCTACGCCCAGGTCAACAACGGCCGGGCGGTGGCCGAGGCGTACGCGGCGATCACCGAGCTGCGTCCGCAGGTGGTGACCCTCAACGAGGTCTGCCGGGACGACGTGGTGACCGGCCTCCACCCGGCGATGCTCCGCGCGTTCCCGGGTGACCCGGTGTTCTGGGCGTTCCAGCCGGCGGCCGACCGAATCGTCCGCTCGCGGCCCTACCGGTGCCGCAACGGCGAGCCGTACGGCATCGGGATCCTCGGCCGGGTCGACCCCGCGGCCCGGGGTGGCGTCTCGGTGTTCAACGGGCTCTACCCGCAGCAGGCCGACGGCCCGGACGAGTTGCGGGTCTGGCTCTGCGTGGCGGCGGCCGACCGCTACCACGCCTGCACCACCCACCTGACGTTCGCCTCCGCGGCGGTCGCGATCCGGCAGTGCCAGCACCTGCTGCGGGTCGAGATCCCCGCGATGCGGGCGGCCGTGGGATCGTCCACTCCGGTGCTCGTCGCCGGCGACCTGAACCTGGCCGCCGGCGGCTCGCCGGACGTCCGGGACTGCGTTCCCGCGGGCTACCACCACGTCGGCAACGGCAACGTGCAGCACGTCATCGCGACCAGCGACCTCAGCTTCGCCGACGCCCGCTCGCACCCGATGCGCCACACCGACCACAACGGCTGGTTCGTCAGCGCCGAACTCTGA
- a CDS encoding ABC transporter ATP-binding protein, with the protein MSGLAGLATEGLTKAFGGVVALDGATVTFRHGQVNALIGPNGSGKTTFFNCVTGMIRPDGGRTTYRGQEITRRAPHAIARAGIGRTFQLCRVFPRMSALDNVLAAVRPGGLAGLLRGAHTRAEVDRARGWLTRLGIEHLADAEARTMSWGQQKLLELAGVLMSDPETVLLDEPAGGVNPALLDRIGSLVRELNAEGRTFVIVEHNMDLVMSVSDHIVVFDRGRPIAEGPPSLIRSDERVLGAYLGV; encoded by the coding sequence ATGAGCGGGCTGGCCGGTCTGGCGACCGAGGGGCTGACCAAGGCGTTCGGCGGCGTGGTGGCCCTCGACGGCGCCACCGTGACATTCCGGCACGGCCAGGTCAACGCGCTGATCGGGCCGAACGGGTCGGGCAAGACGACGTTCTTCAACTGCGTCACCGGGATGATCCGGCCCGACGGCGGGCGGACGACGTACCGGGGGCAGGAGATCACCCGTCGGGCGCCGCACGCCATCGCCCGCGCCGGCATCGGCCGCACCTTCCAGCTGTGCCGGGTGTTCCCCCGGATGTCGGCCCTGGACAACGTGCTCGCGGCGGTCCGCCCGGGCGGGCTGGCCGGGCTGCTGCGCGGCGCGCACACCCGGGCGGAGGTGGACCGGGCCCGGGGATGGCTGACCCGGCTGGGCATCGAGCACCTCGCCGACGCCGAGGCGCGCACCATGTCCTGGGGGCAGCAGAAGCTGCTGGAACTCGCCGGGGTGCTGATGAGCGACCCGGAGACCGTGCTGCTCGACGAGCCGGCCGGCGGGGTCAACCCGGCGCTGCTGGACCGGATCGGCTCCCTGGTGCGCGAGCTGAACGCCGAGGGGCGGACCTTCGTCATCGTCGAACACAACATGGACCTGGTGATGAGCGTCAGCGACCACATCGTGGTGTTCGACCGCGGGCGTCCGATCGCCGAGGGTCCGCCGTCGCTGATCCGCTCCGACGAACGCGTCCTGGGGGCTTACCTTGGCGTCTGA
- a CDS encoding branched-chain amino acid ABC transporter permease: MPSASDPTVTPAPTGPDPAVTPASVARPDPATTPAGAVPRGGAEAEPATGGGTAAANPATTVVRRGRIGPVLRAVALLALAAAVLSFPSLAPNPYILSAGVVVLNYAVLATSWNFVGGFTGYISLGHGALAGLGGYATALLVTRAGLPSFVALAVAALLVAALAVPIGYAALRVRGASFVIVSIALVLILLLVFQSWASLTGGSRGLVVPRPFPGLLRPEHHRVFYFLFAGLLGLALLAWWLIDRSRFGLGLKAIREDEDKAEALGTPTFAYKLVVFVVSAGFTALAGGLYALWFGDLDPVFQFSILTGSYLVLMALLGGVRHLFGPLVGALVVGIALEYFKVEFGNTPLHLVATGLLLALVVLFMPDGVLPAIGALANRLSGNAQSSIREVTAAQLRDERTAGAREPVDAAAAPGGAQPTKERP, translated from the coding sequence TTGCCCAGCGCTTCTGACCCCACCGTCACCCCGGCCCCCACCGGCCCGGACCCGGCCGTCACCCCGGCCAGCGTCGCCCGGCCGGACCCGGCCACCACCCCGGCCGGCGCCGTGCCGCGCGGCGGCGCCGAGGCCGAGCCGGCGACGGGCGGCGGCACCGCAGCGGCCAACCCGGCGACCACGGTGGTACGACGCGGGCGGATCGGGCCCGTCCTCCGCGCGGTCGCGCTGCTGGCCCTCGCCGCCGCGGTGCTGTCCTTCCCGTCACTGGCGCCCAACCCGTACATCCTGTCGGCGGGCGTGGTGGTGCTGAACTACGCGGTGCTCGCCACGTCGTGGAACTTCGTCGGCGGGTTCACCGGCTACATCTCCCTCGGCCACGGCGCGCTGGCCGGCCTCGGCGGCTACGCCACCGCGCTGCTGGTCACCAGGGCCGGGCTGCCCAGCTTCGTGGCGCTGGCCGTCGCCGCGCTGCTGGTGGCCGCCCTCGCCGTGCCGATCGGGTACGCGGCGCTGCGGGTGCGCGGCGCGTCGTTCGTCATCGTCTCGATCGCACTGGTGCTGATCCTGCTGCTGGTCTTCCAGAGCTGGGCCTCGCTCACCGGCGGCTCGCGGGGCCTGGTGGTGCCGCGTCCGTTCCCCGGGCTGCTGCGCCCGGAGCACCACCGGGTGTTCTACTTCCTCTTCGCCGGGTTGCTCGGGCTCGCGCTGCTGGCCTGGTGGCTGATCGACCGCTCGCGGTTCGGCCTCGGGCTCAAGGCGATCCGCGAGGACGAGGACAAGGCCGAGGCGCTGGGCACACCGACCTTCGCGTACAAGCTCGTGGTGTTCGTCGTCTCGGCCGGCTTCACCGCGCTGGCCGGCGGGCTCTACGCGCTCTGGTTCGGCGACCTCGACCCGGTCTTCCAGTTCTCCATCCTGACCGGCTCCTACCTGGTGCTGATGGCGCTGCTCGGCGGCGTCCGGCACCTGTTCGGCCCGCTGGTGGGCGCCCTGGTGGTCGGCATCGCGCTGGAGTACTTCAAGGTCGAGTTCGGCAACACCCCGCTGCACCTGGTCGCGACCGGCCTGCTGCTCGCGCTCGTGGTGCTGTTCATGCCCGACGGCGTGCTGCCGGCGATCGGCGCGCTGGCCAACCGGTTGTCCGGGAACGCGCAGAGCTCCATCCGCGAGGTCACCGCCGCGCAACTGCGCGACGAGCGTACGGCGGGGGCGCGGGAACCGGTCGACGCCGCCGCGGCCCCCGGCGGCGCGCAACCGACGAAGGAGCGGCCATGA
- a CDS encoding LamG-like jellyroll fold domain-containing protein, with protein sequence MTRARRAAAVTAALLAAGVLAGAGTAPAQADRNRPRDVHPTLREHLVAYYDFDHPVPGDVALERDQGRSGTEIELVNGGAAMRVPDRAYPGSGRALQTRQVDPAQAGNDDWKAGIFSASGVRTLRPFSAVAGTTVMGWFKLEMDAPLPNTTTPNPDDRFNAIGLAGVLTGDSDGHGVRALLELIDVNGELRLVALGRRLDGGNSQTFAASADWRSLLPKGEWVHLAATFDFTTGTMALYRNGRPLDGFYTRTDDPWLVAGPGPHVTTASDPRGIKIGGSFPQDNLERNPCDCRMDALMFLDTAASARDVEKQYRYLAR encoded by the coding sequence ATGACCAGAGCCAGACGCGCCGCCGCCGTCACCGCCGCCCTGCTGGCGGCCGGTGTGCTGGCCGGCGCCGGAACAGCGCCGGCCCAGGCGGACCGGAACCGTCCCCGCGACGTCCACCCCACCCTGCGCGAGCACCTGGTCGCCTACTACGACTTCGACCACCCGGTGCCCGGCGACGTCGCGCTTGAGCGCGACCAGGGCCGCTCCGGCACCGAGATCGAACTCGTCAACGGGGGCGCCGCCATGCGCGTACCGGACCGCGCCTACCCCGGCAGCGGCAGGGCGCTGCAGACCCGGCAGGTCGACCCGGCCCAGGCCGGCAACGACGACTGGAAGGCCGGCATCTTCTCGGCCAGCGGCGTACGCACCCTGCGCCCGTTCAGCGCCGTCGCCGGCACCACCGTGATGGGCTGGTTCAAGCTGGAGATGGACGCCCCGCTGCCCAACACCACCACCCCGAACCCGGACGACCGGTTCAACGCCATCGGTCTGGCCGGCGTGCTGACCGGGGACTCCGACGGCCACGGCGTCCGGGCGCTGCTCGAACTCATCGACGTCAACGGCGAACTGCGCCTGGTCGCCCTCGGCCGGCGGCTGGACGGCGGCAACTCGCAGACCTTCGCCGCCAGCGCCGACTGGCGCAGCCTGCTGCCGAAGGGGGAGTGGGTGCACCTGGCCGCCACCTTCGACTTCACCACCGGAACGATGGCGCTCTACCGCAACGGCCGGCCGCTGGACGGCTTCTACACCCGCACCGACGACCCGTGGCTGGTGGCCGGACCCGGCCCGCACGTCACCACCGCCTCCGACCCGCGAGGCATCAAGATCGGCGGGAGCTTTCCGCAGGACAACCTGGAACGCAACCCGTGCGACTGCCGCATGGACGCCCTGATGTTCCTCGACACCGCGGCCTCCGCCCGTGACGTCGAGAAGCAGTACCGCTACCTGGCCCGCTGA
- a CDS encoding LacI family DNA-binding transcriptional regulator encodes MPKPGPRLRLVDVAERAGVSLATASRALSGREGVSEEVARHVRQVSRELGYVANPYARTLAGGASSTVGLVVHQVDDPYFSEIAGGVIQVAAEEGLLVQICHSGRDPDNELQQLRHLIAQRVGIILIAGSGYNDPGIEAAARAELSEFQRGGGRVAVIGRHALGVDAVLPENEAGGRALAEHLLELGHRRIAVAAGTAALTTVADRLAGVSAALGRHGLALADLPVVHCDFTRDGGRAAAEQILREHPETTAIIALNDAMAIGVLSTLRAHRVPVPERMSVVGFDDVSVAADLAPSLTTIRLPMTDMGRMALGLALKPRAARPRRRPTGHSLIVRDSTAPAPARG; translated from the coding sequence ATGCCCAAGCCTGGCCCGAGGCTGCGCCTCGTCGACGTCGCCGAGCGCGCCGGCGTCTCGCTGGCCACCGCGTCCCGCGCCCTCTCCGGGCGGGAGGGGGTGAGCGAGGAGGTCGCCCGCCACGTCCGCCAGGTCTCCCGCGAGCTGGGTTACGTCGCCAACCCGTACGCCCGCACCCTCGCCGGCGGCGCCAGCTCCACTGTGGGCCTGGTGGTGCACCAGGTCGACGACCCGTACTTCTCGGAGATCGCCGGCGGAGTCATCCAGGTCGCCGCCGAGGAGGGCCTGCTCGTGCAGATCTGCCACTCCGGCCGCGACCCCGACAACGAGCTGCAACAGCTGCGGCACCTGATCGCCCAGCGGGTCGGCATCATCCTGATCGCCGGCTCCGGCTACAACGATCCCGGCATCGAGGCGGCGGCTCGCGCCGAGCTGTCGGAGTTCCAGCGCGGCGGGGGTCGGGTCGCCGTCATCGGCCGGCACGCCCTCGGCGTGGACGCCGTGCTGCCGGAGAACGAGGCGGGCGGCCGGGCGCTCGCCGAGCACCTGCTGGAACTCGGCCACCGGCGGATCGCGGTGGCCGCCGGCACCGCGGCGCTGACCACCGTCGCCGACCGGCTCGCCGGCGTCTCCGCCGCGCTCGGCCGGCACGGCCTCGCCCTCGCCGACCTGCCCGTGGTGCACTGCGACTTCACCCGCGACGGTGGCCGGGCGGCCGCCGAGCAGATCCTGCGCGAGCATCCGGAGACCACCGCGATCATCGCGCTCAACGACGCCATGGCGATCGGCGTGCTGTCCACGCTGCGCGCGCACCGGGTGCCGGTGCCCGAGCGGATGTCGGTGGTCGGCTTCGACGACGTCTCGGTGGCCGCCGACCTCGCGCCCAGCCTCACCACCATCCGGCTGCCGATGACCGACATGGGCCGGATGGCGCTGGGCCTGGCACTCAAGCCCCGCGCGGCCCGCCCCCGCCGCCGCCCCACCGGCCACTCCCTAATCGTCCGCGACTCCACCGCCCCCGCCCCCGCCCGCGGTTGA
- a CDS encoding DNA glycosylase AlkZ-like family protein — translation MTVHELSRADARRIAVRAQLLDGSRPTDLLAVVRHLTLLQIDPTAAVAPSADLVAFSRLGRSYEPARLAAALADRVLLELRAMIRPSEDLALYRADMADWPGRGELRAWQKDTRDWVRANDACRRDILERLAAQGPLTSREIPDTCQVPWTSTGWTNHRNVIQLLELMVRRGEVATAGRRGRERLWDLATRVYPADPVVPADEARRVRDRRRLRALGIARAQGPECPVEPMDVGVAGEPAVVEGVAGLWRVDPAYLGQQFAGRVALLSPFDRLIHDRRRTVELFGYDYQLEMYKPVAKRRWGYYALPILSGDRLVGKLDATADRPAGVLRVDAIHEDEPFDPATAAAVRAEIRELADWLHLDLALPGGRPTRRSSG, via the coding sequence GTGACCGTCCATGAGCTGTCCCGCGCCGACGCGCGTCGCATCGCCGTACGGGCGCAGTTGCTGGACGGTTCCCGGCCAACCGATCTGCTCGCCGTGGTGCGGCACCTGACCCTGCTCCAGATCGACCCGACCGCCGCCGTCGCGCCGAGCGCCGACCTGGTGGCGTTCAGCCGGCTCGGGCGGTCGTACGAGCCGGCCCGGTTGGCGGCGGCGCTGGCCGACCGGGTCCTGCTGGAACTCCGCGCGATGATCCGGCCGAGCGAGGACCTGGCGCTCTACCGCGCCGACATGGCCGACTGGCCCGGTCGCGGAGAGTTGCGCGCCTGGCAGAAGGACACCCGCGACTGGGTACGCGCCAACGACGCGTGCCGGCGTGACATCCTCGAGCGGCTCGCCGCCCAGGGGCCGCTGACGTCCCGGGAGATCCCCGACACCTGCCAGGTGCCGTGGACGTCCACCGGGTGGACCAACCACCGTAACGTCATCCAACTGCTGGAGCTCATGGTGCGGCGTGGCGAGGTGGCGACCGCCGGGCGCCGGGGCCGGGAGCGGCTGTGGGACCTGGCCACCCGGGTCTACCCGGCCGACCCGGTGGTCCCGGCGGACGAGGCGCGCCGCGTCCGCGACCGACGACGGCTGCGCGCGCTCGGCATCGCCCGCGCCCAGGGGCCGGAGTGCCCGGTCGAGCCGATGGACGTGGGGGTGGCCGGGGAGCCGGCCGTGGTCGAGGGCGTCGCCGGTCTGTGGCGGGTGGATCCGGCGTACCTGGGGCAGCAGTTCGCGGGGCGCGTGGCACTGCTGTCCCCCTTCGACCGGCTGATCCACGACCGCAGGCGCACCGTCGAACTCTTCGGCTACGACTACCAACTGGAGATGTACAAGCCGGTGGCCAAGCGCCGTTGGGGCTACTACGCGCTGCCGATCCTGTCCGGCGACCGGCTGGTCGGCAAGCTCGACGCCACCGCCGACCGCCCGGCCGGCGTGCTCCGGGTCGACGCGATCCACGAGGACGAGCCCTTCGACCCGGCCACCGCCGCCGCGGTGCGCGCCGAGATCAGGGAGCTGGCCGACTGGCTGCACCTGGACCTCGCGCTCCCCGGAGGCCGACCCACGCGACGGTCGTCCGGGTAG
- a CDS encoding amino acid ABC transporter substrate-binding protein has protein sequence MTNRYRRIRWMAAIGATMTLALAACGGDGGGDSAGSDDPIVVGISLPLTGDFSEPGKGVQRGYEAWAKITNDKGGLLGRKVELKILDDQSNADRVVADYEQLIGSDQVDLVVGPFSTRLVVPAARVAEEYGMLFVEPAGAAKEVFEQGFKNLFYAAPAVANDHYNHLAEYLLALPADQRPKTAAYAAMDDPFAQGTAYGLKEKLAAAGIRTVVDEVYPPNTTDFGSIAAKIAASRADIVVGGSQYQDGVNLIVALQQLKYQPKLAAFSTAPTNPEFAAAIGNKTEGILSPTGYTQKAPYPSNKEFVEKYTAQFGTAPEEDEANAYTTGQVVAAAVTAVGCAEQGECQKKLVEWVRGNTVETVVGPLSWDETGKPKGAHMIQQWVGGEIQIVLPAEAKEADLVYPKPAW, from the coding sequence ATGACGAACCGATACAGACGAATCCGATGGATGGCGGCGATCGGCGCGACGATGACGCTGGCGCTGGCGGCCTGCGGTGGTGACGGCGGCGGGGATTCCGCCGGAAGCGACGATCCGATCGTGGTCGGCATCTCCCTCCCGCTCACCGGAGACTTCTCCGAGCCGGGCAAGGGCGTGCAGCGCGGGTACGAGGCCTGGGCGAAGATCACGAACGACAAGGGGGGTCTGCTCGGCCGCAAGGTCGAGTTGAAGATCCTCGACGACCAGTCCAACGCCGACCGGGTGGTCGCCGACTACGAGCAGCTCATCGGCTCCGACCAGGTCGACCTCGTGGTGGGGCCGTTCTCCACCCGCCTGGTGGTGCCCGCGGCCCGGGTGGCCGAGGAGTACGGCATGCTCTTCGTCGAGCCGGCCGGCGCCGCCAAGGAGGTCTTCGAGCAGGGCTTCAAGAACCTGTTCTACGCCGCCCCGGCGGTGGCCAACGATCACTACAACCACCTGGCCGAGTACCTGCTGGCGCTGCCGGCCGACCAGCGGCCGAAGACCGCGGCGTACGCGGCCATGGACGACCCGTTCGCGCAGGGCACGGCGTACGGGCTCAAGGAGAAGCTGGCGGCGGCCGGCATCCGGACCGTCGTCGACGAGGTCTACCCGCCGAACACCACCGACTTCGGCAGCATCGCCGCGAAGATCGCGGCCTCCCGGGCCGACATCGTGGTGGGCGGCTCCCAGTACCAGGACGGCGTGAACCTGATCGTCGCCCTCCAGCAGCTGAAGTACCAGCCGAAGCTGGCGGCCTTCTCCACCGCCCCGACCAACCCGGAGTTCGCCGCGGCCATCGGCAACAAGACCGAGGGCATCCTCTCGCCGACCGGCTACACGCAGAAGGCGCCCTACCCCAGTAACAAGGAGTTCGTCGAGAAGTACACCGCGCAGTTCGGCACCGCGCCCGAGGAGGACGAGGCCAACGCGTACACGACCGGCCAGGTCGTCGCGGCGGCGGTGACCGCGGTGGGCTGCGCCGAGCAGGGCGAGTGCCAGAAGAAGCTGGTCGAGTGGGTCCGCGGCAACACCGTCGAGACGGTGGTCGGCCCGCTGTCCTGGGACGAGACCGGCAAGCCGAAGGGCGCCCACATGATCCAGCAGTGGGTCGGCGGCGAGATCCAGATCGTGCTCCCGGCCGAGGCCAAGGAGGCCGACCTCGTCTACCCGAAGCCGGCCTGGTAG
- a CDS encoding sulfite exporter TauE/SafE family protein — protein MRKLILLALVGLGAQLVDGSLGMAYGVTSTTLLLAIGTNPAAASATVHLAEIGTTLVSGAAHWRFGNVDWKVVWKIGIPGAIGAFAGATFLSSLSTETAAPLMSLILLALGLYILIRFTAVGLPKGNLGKPLRKRFLSPLGVVAGFVDSTGGGGWGPVGTPAILASGRLEPRKTIGSIDTSEFLVAVAASIGFIVGIGSEGVNFAWVVALLAGGIIAAPIAAWLVRHIPPRVLGSAVGGIIILTNTRTLLRSDWIDAPDSVRYPVYAVIYVVWAAALAYSVRRYLANREEERRIIAEAEAAATAEPDQKTPAPAI, from the coding sequence ATGCGAAAACTCATCCTGCTCGCGCTCGTCGGCCTCGGCGCCCAGCTCGTCGACGGCAGTCTCGGCATGGCGTACGGGGTCACCTCGACGACGCTGCTGCTGGCCATCGGCACCAACCCGGCCGCCGCCTCGGCCACCGTGCACCTGGCCGAGATCGGCACCACCCTGGTCTCCGGCGCCGCGCACTGGCGGTTCGGCAACGTCGACTGGAAGGTGGTCTGGAAGATCGGCATTCCGGGGGCCATCGGCGCGTTCGCGGGCGCCACGTTCCTGTCGAGCCTGTCGACCGAGACCGCCGCGCCGCTGATGTCGCTCATCCTGCTGGCGCTCGGCCTCTACATCCTGATCCGGTTCACCGCCGTCGGTCTGCCCAAGGGCAACCTCGGCAAGCCGCTGCGCAAGCGGTTCCTCTCCCCGCTCGGTGTGGTGGCCGGGTTCGTCGACTCCACCGGCGGTGGGGGTTGGGGGCCGGTCGGCACGCCGGCCATCCTGGCCAGTGGCCGGCTGGAGCCGCGCAAGACGATCGGCTCGATCGACACCAGCGAGTTCCTGGTCGCCGTCGCGGCGAGCATCGGCTTCATCGTCGGCATCGGTTCCGAGGGCGTGAACTTCGCCTGGGTGGTGGCCCTGCTGGCCGGCGGGATCATCGCCGCGCCGATCGCCGCCTGGTTGGTGCGGCACATCCCACCGCGGGTGCTCGGCTCAGCCGTCGGCGGCATCATCATCCTGACCAACACCCGCACCCTGCTGCGCAGCGACTGGATCGACGCGCCGGACAGCGTCCGCTACCCGGTCTACGCCGTCATCTACGTCGTCTGGGCGGCCGCCCTCGCCTACTCGGTCCGCCGGTACCTGGCCAACCGGGAGGAGGAGCGGCGGATCATCGCCGAGGCCGAGGCGGCCGCCACCGCCGAACCGGACCAGAAGACCCCAGCCCCAGCCATCTGA
- a CDS encoding ABC transporter ATP-binding protein has translation MASEIELVDVHAGYGRAAPVLRGLTVSVPAGTIVCLVGPNGAGKSTVLKVASGLLKPRSGRILVGGVDVTGQGPQRMLASGVAHVLQGHSVFREMTVAENVLLGGYTLRNKALIAERAEFVRELFPVVAQRWNALAGLLSGGQQKQVEFARSLMVDPKVVLLDEPSMGLDPKATSTVFEQVVRMRDAGTAVLLVEQNARRALETADLGCVLDLGRVHISGPATQLLADPQLGELYLGGRPAEPAVTPKR, from the coding sequence TTGGCGTCTGAAATCGAACTCGTCGACGTGCACGCCGGCTACGGGCGCGCGGCGCCGGTGCTGCGCGGCCTCACCGTCTCGGTGCCGGCCGGCACGATCGTCTGCCTGGTCGGCCCGAACGGGGCCGGCAAGTCCACCGTGCTGAAGGTGGCCAGCGGCCTGCTCAAGCCGCGCTCCGGGCGGATCCTGGTGGGCGGGGTGGACGTGACCGGCCAGGGCCCGCAGCGGATGCTCGCCTCCGGGGTGGCCCACGTGCTGCAGGGGCACAGCGTCTTCCGCGAGATGACCGTGGCGGAGAACGTGCTGCTGGGCGGTTACACGCTGCGGAACAAGGCGCTGATCGCCGAGCGGGCCGAGTTCGTCCGGGAGTTGTTCCCGGTGGTCGCGCAGCGCTGGAACGCGCTGGCCGGGCTGCTCTCCGGCGGCCAGCAGAAGCAGGTGGAGTTCGCCCGCTCGCTGATGGTCGACCCGAAGGTGGTGCTGTTGGACGAGCCCTCGATGGGGCTGGACCCGAAGGCGACCAGCACCGTGTTCGAGCAGGTGGTGCGGATGCGCGACGCCGGCACCGCGGTGCTGCTGGTGGAGCAGAACGCCCGGCGGGCGTTGGAGACCGCCGACCTGGGCTGCGTACTCGACCTCGGGCGGGTGCACATCTCCGGGCCGGCGACGCAACTGCTCGCCGACCCCCAGCTCGGCGAGCTGTATCTCGGCGGGCGGCCCGCCGAGCCGGCGGTCACGCCGAAGCGCTGA
- a CDS encoding DUF3995 domain-containing protein produces MSRADRAVLGAYGAAVCAAAYGSMKLAQALGANALADKDPLPPELRERLLARDPLFVASHWVLAGAAVVGVVVALAAVRPWGAAVPRRLLLVVAWGLGIFMIARSVGVLGFGFVGDGLLLAGVRPPPVEHAALARDLARWDLLLWSPFFLLWGICWTATGRGLAARAPARG; encoded by the coding sequence GTGTCGCGGGCTGACCGGGCGGTCCTCGGGGCGTACGGGGCGGCGGTGTGCGCGGCGGCGTACGGATCGATGAAGCTCGCGCAGGCGCTGGGAGCCAACGCGCTGGCCGACAAGGATCCGCTGCCCCCGGAGCTGCGCGAGCGGTTGTTGGCCCGGGATCCGCTGTTCGTGGCGAGCCACTGGGTGCTGGCCGGTGCGGCCGTGGTCGGCGTCGTCGTCGCGCTGGCCGCCGTACGCCCGTGGGGTGCGGCGGTCCCGCGTCGGCTGCTGCTGGTGGTCGCGTGGGGGCTGGGGATATTCATGATCGCCCGGTCGGTCGGGGTGCTGGGGTTCGGGTTCGTCGGAGACGGGCTGCTGTTGGCCGGGGTCCGCCCGCCGCCGGTCGAGCACGCCGCGCTGGCCCGCGACCTGGCGCGCTGGGACCTGCTGCTGTGGTCACCGTTCTTCCTGCTGTGGGGGATTTGCTGGACGGCGACGGGACGCGGCCTGGCGGCGCGCGCTCCGGCCCGGGGCTGA